The Erigeron canadensis isolate Cc75 chromosome 4, C_canadensis_v1, whole genome shotgun sequence genome window below encodes:
- the LOC122596497 gene encoding uncharacterized protein LOC122596497 isoform X2, with amino-acid sequence MAWMTVSLMMTKMMMAMTQPIQNHLKMRTHGKMILQIRNRISIEAHNIRVFTVVSKPLDSSSYRMVGPGNRALRKPLRKPFKMPDVQNFSSNYDVRKPHQSSSDVPQRHQSSRHHDGLPPQTSSGHKLHPQDSNDRHGGPHYKKPVSKHGPQPQNSVSIHGVPQPYMSINKSFNTNDIPHQLGGHKGQASIRLQDKNRQFHDTLQAHSFNTNHARWVPQTESEVNSPQMEEDGHEVDSPQVDSDTSDSQQDENIDYSPSHGTFDTRTQSRTLGETKKRRLNKGKFIFEVDEYDKRIVGDDSQRFITKGGCVMRKFAKFDGTTWRNQDDMLKIDIINKCTVS; translated from the exons ATGGCATGGATGACAGTTTCATTGATGATGACGAAGATGATGATGGCAATGACTCAACCAATTCAGAACCATCTCAAAATGAGGACTCATGGGAAAATGATTTTACAGATTCGGAATAG AATCAGTATTGAAGCTCACAACATCCGTGTTTTCACCGTGGTTTCAAAACCTCTGGATTCAAGCTCATATAGG ATGGTTGGACCAGGTAACAGAGCACTTAGAAAGCCACTTAGAAAGCCATTTAAAATGCCTGATGTTCAAAATTTTAGTAGCAATTATGATGTGAGGAAACCTCATCAGTCAAGCAGTGATGTACCACAACGTCACCAGTCAAGTCGCCATCATGATGGTCTACCACCTCAAACGTCAAGTGGCCATAAATTACACCCGCAGGATTCAAATGATAGGCATGGTGGTCCACATTATAAGAAGCCAGTCAGCAAACATGGTCCACAACCTCAGAATTCAGTTAGCATACACGGTGTTCCACAACCATATATGTCAATCAACAAGTCATTCAACACAAATGATATTCCACATCAACTCGGAGGTCATAAGGGGCAAGCATCTATTAGGTTGCAAGATAAAAACCGGCAGTTTCATGATACATTGCAAGCTCACTCATTCAACACAAATCATGCAAGATGGGTACCACAAACTGAGAGTGAAGTCAACTCCCCACAAATGGAGGAAGATGGTCATGAAGTCGATTCCCCACAAGTTGATAGTGACACAAGTGATTCTCAACAGGACGAGAACATTGATTATTCACCTTCTCATG GTACATTCGATACCCGAACTCAATCTAGAACCTTGGGTGAAACTAAAAAAAGGCGATTGAACAAGGGAAAGTTCATTTTTGAAGTTGATGAATATGACAAGCGTATAGTTGGTGATGACAGCCAAAGATTCATCACTAAGGGTGGGTGTGTTATGCGTAAGTTTGCAAAATTTGATGGAACCACTTGGAGAAATCAAGATGATATGTTGAAGATAGACATCATCAACAAATGCACAGTAAG CTAG
- the LOC122596497 gene encoding uncharacterized protein LOC122596497 isoform X3 — MAWMTVSLMMTKMMMAMTQPIQNHLKMRTHGKMILQIRNRISIEAHNIRVFTVVSKPLDSSSYRMVGPGNRALRKPLRKPFKMPDVQNFSSNYDVRKPHQSSSDVPQRHQSSRHHDGLPPQTSSGHKLHPQDSNDRHGGPHYKKPVSKHGPQPQNSVSIHGVPQPYMSINKSFNTNDIPHQLGGHKGQASIRLQDKNRQFHDTLQAHSFNTNHARWVPQTESEVNSPQMEEDGHEVDSPQVDSDTSDSQQDENIDYSPSHGTFDTRTQSRTLGETKKRRLNKGKFIFEVDEYDKRIVGDDSQRFITKGGCVMRKFAKFDGTTWRNQDDMLKIDIINK; from the exons ATGGCATGGATGACAGTTTCATTGATGATGACGAAGATGATGATGGCAATGACTCAACCAATTCAGAACCATCTCAAAATGAGGACTCATGGGAAAATGATTTTACAGATTCGGAATAG AATCAGTATTGAAGCTCACAACATCCGTGTTTTCACCGTGGTTTCAAAACCTCTGGATTCAAGCTCATATAGG ATGGTTGGACCAGGTAACAGAGCACTTAGAAAGCCACTTAGAAAGCCATTTAAAATGCCTGATGTTCAAAATTTTAGTAGCAATTATGATGTGAGGAAACCTCATCAGTCAAGCAGTGATGTACCACAACGTCACCAGTCAAGTCGCCATCATGATGGTCTACCACCTCAAACGTCAAGTGGCCATAAATTACACCCGCAGGATTCAAATGATAGGCATGGTGGTCCACATTATAAGAAGCCAGTCAGCAAACATGGTCCACAACCTCAGAATTCAGTTAGCATACACGGTGTTCCACAACCATATATGTCAATCAACAAGTCATTCAACACAAATGATATTCCACATCAACTCGGAGGTCATAAGGGGCAAGCATCTATTAGGTTGCAAGATAAAAACCGGCAGTTTCATGATACATTGCAAGCTCACTCATTCAACACAAATCATGCAAGATGGGTACCACAAACTGAGAGTGAAGTCAACTCCCCACAAATGGAGGAAGATGGTCATGAAGTCGATTCCCCACAAGTTGATAGTGACACAAGTGATTCTCAACAGGACGAGAACATTGATTATTCACCTTCTCATG GTACATTCGATACCCGAACTCAATCTAGAACCTTGGGTGAAACTAAAAAAAGGCGATTGAACAAGGGAAAGTTCATTTTTGAAGTTGATGAATATGACAAGCGTATAGTTGGTGATGACAGCCAAAGATTCATCACTAAGGGTGGGTGTGTTATGCGTAAGTTTGCAAAATTTGATGGAACCACTTGGAGAAATCAAGATGATATGTTGAAGATAGACATCATCAACAAAT GA
- the LOC122596501 gene encoding 1,2-dihydroxy-3-keto-5-methylthiopentene dioxygenase 1, with product MGIIEAWFMDDSHENPQLPHHLNPHEPVSPDYLAELGVLHWKLNPEKYENDEELDKIRADRGYNYMDLLDLCPEKVENYEQKLKNFYTEHIHADEEIRYCLEGSGYFDIRDKQDRWIRIWIKAGDLIILPAGIYHRFTLDTSNYIKLMRLFVGEPVWTAFNRPQEEHPARRNYMINFGQKMGMPLEAH from the exons ATGGGGATTATTGAG GCATGGTTCATGGATGATAGCCATGAGAATCCACAGCTTCCTCATCATCTCAATCCACATGAACCTGTTTCCCCTGATTACTTAGCTG aATTGGGTGTTTTGCACTGGAAGTTGAATCCAGAAAAGTATGAGAATGATGAAGAATTGGACAAGATCAGGGCTGACAGAGGCTACAATTACATG GATCTGCTGGATTTATGCCCCGAGAAAGTGGAAAATTATGAGCAAAAGCTGAAGAACTTCTACACAGAGCACATTCATGCAGATGAAGAAATACGGTATTGCTTGGAAGGGAGTGGGTATTTTGATATCCGGGATAAACAGGATCGCTGGATTCGCATTTGGATCAAGGCTGGTGATCTCATAATCTTGCCTGCAGGAATATACCACCGGTTCACCCTTGACACCTCCAACTATATCAAG CTGATGAGGTTATTTGTTGGAGAGCCAGTATGGACTGCATTCAATAGACCACAAGAGGAGCATCCAGCCAGGAGAAACTACATGATTAACTTTGGTCAAAAGATGGGGATGCCTCTTGAAGCTCATTAA
- the LOC122596497 gene encoding uncharacterized protein LOC122596497 isoform X1, giving the protein MAWMTVSLMMTKMMMAMTQPIQNHLKMRTHGKMILQIRNRISIEAHNIRVFTVVSKPLDSSSYRMVGPGNRALRKPLRKPFKMPDVQNFSSNYDVRKPHQSSSDVPQRHQSSRHHDGLPPQTSSGHKLHPQDSNDRHGGPHYKKPVSKHGPQPQNSVSIHGVPQPYMSINKSFNTNDIPHQLGGHKGQASIRLQDKNRQFHDTLQAHSFNTNHARWVPQTESEVNSPQMEEDGHEVDSPQVDSDTSDSQQDENIDYSPSHGTFDTRTQSRTLGETKKRRLNKGKFIFEVDEYDKRIVGDDSQRFITKGGCVMRKFAKFDGTTWRNQDDMLKIDIINKCTVRFFQLPFKSSFYN; this is encoded by the exons ATGGCATGGATGACAGTTTCATTGATGATGACGAAGATGATGATGGCAATGACTCAACCAATTCAGAACCATCTCAAAATGAGGACTCATGGGAAAATGATTTTACAGATTCGGAATAG AATCAGTATTGAAGCTCACAACATCCGTGTTTTCACCGTGGTTTCAAAACCTCTGGATTCAAGCTCATATAGG ATGGTTGGACCAGGTAACAGAGCACTTAGAAAGCCACTTAGAAAGCCATTTAAAATGCCTGATGTTCAAAATTTTAGTAGCAATTATGATGTGAGGAAACCTCATCAGTCAAGCAGTGATGTACCACAACGTCACCAGTCAAGTCGCCATCATGATGGTCTACCACCTCAAACGTCAAGTGGCCATAAATTACACCCGCAGGATTCAAATGATAGGCATGGTGGTCCACATTATAAGAAGCCAGTCAGCAAACATGGTCCACAACCTCAGAATTCAGTTAGCATACACGGTGTTCCACAACCATATATGTCAATCAACAAGTCATTCAACACAAATGATATTCCACATCAACTCGGAGGTCATAAGGGGCAAGCATCTATTAGGTTGCAAGATAAAAACCGGCAGTTTCATGATACATTGCAAGCTCACTCATTCAACACAAATCATGCAAGATGGGTACCACAAACTGAGAGTGAAGTCAACTCCCCACAAATGGAGGAAGATGGTCATGAAGTCGATTCCCCACAAGTTGATAGTGACACAAGTGATTCTCAACAGGACGAGAACATTGATTATTCACCTTCTCATG GTACATTCGATACCCGAACTCAATCTAGAACCTTGGGTGAAACTAAAAAAAGGCGATTGAACAAGGGAAAGTTCATTTTTGAAGTTGATGAATATGACAAGCGTATAGTTGGTGATGACAGCCAAAGATTCATCACTAAGGGTGGGTGTGTTATGCGTAAGTTTGCAAAATTTGATGGAACCACTTGGAGAAATCAAGATGATATGTTGAAGATAGACATCATCAACAAATGCACAGTAAGGTTTTTTCAGCTTCCCTTTAAGTCATCTTTCTATAATTGA
- the LOC122596497 gene encoding uncharacterized protein LOC122596497 isoform X4, producing MAWMTVSLMMTKMMMAMTQPIQNHLKMRTHGKMILQIRNRISIEAHNIRVFTVVSKPLDSSSYRMVGPGNRALRKPLRKPFKMPDVQNFSSNYDVRKPHQSSSDVPQRHQSSRHHDGLPPQTSSGHKLHPQDSNDRHGGPHYKKPVSKHGPQPQNSVSIHGVPQPYMSINKSFNTNDIPHQLGGHKGQASIRLQDKNRQFHDTLQAHSFNTNHARWVPQTESEVNSPQMEEDGHEVDSPQVDSDTSDSQQDENIDYSPSHGTFDTRTQSRTLGETKKRRLNKGKFIFEVDEYDKRIVGDDSQRFITKGKFNLRSQLSVDGTCNTLTASKPT from the exons ATGGCATGGATGACAGTTTCATTGATGATGACGAAGATGATGATGGCAATGACTCAACCAATTCAGAACCATCTCAAAATGAGGACTCATGGGAAAATGATTTTACAGATTCGGAATAG AATCAGTATTGAAGCTCACAACATCCGTGTTTTCACCGTGGTTTCAAAACCTCTGGATTCAAGCTCATATAGG ATGGTTGGACCAGGTAACAGAGCACTTAGAAAGCCACTTAGAAAGCCATTTAAAATGCCTGATGTTCAAAATTTTAGTAGCAATTATGATGTGAGGAAACCTCATCAGTCAAGCAGTGATGTACCACAACGTCACCAGTCAAGTCGCCATCATGATGGTCTACCACCTCAAACGTCAAGTGGCCATAAATTACACCCGCAGGATTCAAATGATAGGCATGGTGGTCCACATTATAAGAAGCCAGTCAGCAAACATGGTCCACAACCTCAGAATTCAGTTAGCATACACGGTGTTCCACAACCATATATGTCAATCAACAAGTCATTCAACACAAATGATATTCCACATCAACTCGGAGGTCATAAGGGGCAAGCATCTATTAGGTTGCAAGATAAAAACCGGCAGTTTCATGATACATTGCAAGCTCACTCATTCAACACAAATCATGCAAGATGGGTACCACAAACTGAGAGTGAAGTCAACTCCCCACAAATGGAGGAAGATGGTCATGAAGTCGATTCCCCACAAGTTGATAGTGACACAAGTGATTCTCAACAGGACGAGAACATTGATTATTCACCTTCTCATG GTACATTCGATACCCGAACTCAATCTAGAACCTTGGGTGAAACTAAAAAAAGGCGATTGAACAAGGGAAAGTTCATTTTTGAAGTTGATGAATATGACAAGCGTATAGTTGGTGATGACAGCCAAAGATTCATCACTAAGG GAAAATTCAACTTACGATCCCAATTGTCCGTTGATGGTACATGCAATACACTCACAGCTAGCAAACCAACATAG